One segment of bacterium DNA contains the following:
- a CDS encoding kelch repeat-containing protein, with product MKTSLLAIIAALAVFSACTAPEKGEPTAETAAEPEEAPVIETLKAPTAAADIKWEEWAAVGAADARLDWLAGIAESRGALYLVGTRALKRAAGPGPRAEIVFIKVTPDGLDEVAAYPSYFGERAGAAVTAGPGDRVWFVGGMYTPPPIKLAPEGQLDFAELSTPVGDVYTWAPATKELKLEAFLPVPRGDAAAFFADGELYVVGGRYDPADPADDNNRQIHRYNPRDGLWTKLHDLPVPLARATAAVARGGLYVIGGTQLKPAYVTNAVRRYDLIVYKWQTMSQLPAPRAGAGAFAVGDYIYVVGGCEAEALGSPPRMAQKSYRYDLNEKRWEELPSPLPEGCSLATYDGSYFYLVAPHKTYRGRIVRAKGRR from the coding sequence ATGAAAACCAGTCTTCTCGCCATAATCGCCGCGCTCGCCGTCTTCTCCGCCTGCACCGCGCCCGAGAAAGGCGAGCCGACGGCGGAGACGGCCGCCGAGCCGGAAGAAGCCCCCGTCATAGAGACGCTTAAAGCGCCGACCGCCGCCGCGGATATAAAATGGGAAGAGTGGGCGGCCGTGGGGGCGGCCGACGCGAGGCTGGATTGGTTGGCGGGTATCGCCGAAAGCCGCGGCGCGTTGTATCTCGTCGGCACGCGCGCGTTAAAACGCGCCGCCGGCCCGGGCCCGCGAGCCGAGATCGTATTTATTAAGGTGACTCCCGACGGCCTCGACGAAGTCGCCGCCTACCCGAGTTATTTCGGCGAACGCGCCGGCGCCGCCGTAACCGCGGGCCCGGGGGACCGAGTGTGGTTCGTCGGCGGGATGTACACGCCGCCGCCCATAAAGCTGGCCCCCGAAGGCCAGTTGGACTTCGCCGAACTGAGCACGCCCGTCGGCGACGTATATACCTGGGCCCCGGCGACGAAGGAGCTCAAGCTGGAGGCCTTTTTACCCGTACCGCGCGGCGACGCCGCGGCCTTTTTCGCCGACGGCGAGTTATACGTCGTCGGCGGCAGGTACGACCCGGCGGACCCGGCCGACGACAACAACCGCCAAATACACCGCTATAACCCGCGCGACGGCCTGTGGACCAAACTACACGACCTCCCGGTACCGCTCGCTCGAGCCACCGCGGCCGTGGCCCGGGGAGGCCTGTACGTAATAGGCGGCACGCAGCTCAAACCGGCATACGTCACCAACGCCGTCCGTCGGTACGACCTCATCGTGTACAAATGGCAAACGATGTCGCAGCTCCCGGCACCGCGCGCCGGCGCCGGCGCGTTCGCCGTCGGCGATTATATATACGTCGTAGGCGGCTGCGAAGCCGAAGCCCTCGGCTCGCCCCCGCGGATGGCCCAAAAATCGTACCGCTACGACTTGAACGAAAAAAGGTGGGAGGAACTCCCCTCCCCCCTTCCGGAAGGGTGTTCGCTGGCAACGTACGACGGCTCGTACTTCTACCTGGTAGCCCC